The following are encoded in a window of Passer domesticus isolate bPasDom1 chromosome 30, bPasDom1.hap1, whole genome shotgun sequence genomic DNA:
- the LOC135287697 gene encoding olfactory receptor 14J1-like, with product MSNSSSISHFLLLALAETRQLQLLHFCLLLGISLAALLGNGLIISAVACGHHLHTPMFFFLLNLALSDLGSICTTVPKAMHNSLWDTRNISYTGCAAQLFSFLFFISAEYFLLTIMCYDRYVSICKPLHYGTLLGSRACAHMAAAAWASAFLYSLLHTANTFSLPLCHGSALGQFFCEIPQILKISCSQSNLREIWLLAFSSCLGFGCFVFIVFSYVQIFRAVLRIPSEQGRHKAFSTCLPHLAVVSLFISTASFTYLKPPSISSPSLDLALSVLYSVVPPALNPLIYSLRNQELKAALRKMMTLSFQKR from the coding sequence atgtccaacagcagctccatcagccacttcctcctgctggcattggcagagacgcggcagctgcagctcctgcacttctgcctcttgctgggcatctccctggctgccctcctgggcaacggcctcatcatcagcgctgtagcctgcggccaccacctgcacacgcccatgttcttcttcctgctcaacctggccctcagcgacctgggctccatctgcaccactgtccccaaagccatgcacaattccctctgggacaccaggaacatctcctacacaggatgtgctgcacagctcttttcatttctgttcttcatctcagcagagtatttcctcctgaccatcatgtgctacgaccgctacgtgtccatctgcaaacccctgcactacgggaccctcctgggcagcagagcttgtgcccacatggcagcagctgcctgggccagtgcctttctctattcactgctgcacacggccaatacattttccctgcccctgtgccatggcagtgccctgggccagttcttctgtgaaatcccccagatcctcaagATCTCCTGCTCACAATCAAACCTTAGGGAAATTTGGCTTCTTGCTTTTAGTTCCTGTTTAGgatttggttgttttgtgttcattgttttctcctatgtgcagatcttcagggctgtgctgaggatcccctctgagcagggacggcacaaagccttttccacctgcctccctcacctggctgtggtctccctGTTTATCAGCACTGCCTCATTCACctacctgaagcccccctccatctcctccccatccttggatctggccctgtcagttctgtactcggtggtgcccccggccctgaaccccctcatctacagcctgaggaaccaggagctcaaggctgcccTGAGGAAAATGATGACTCTATCTTTTCAGAAACGTTAA